DNA from Branchiostoma floridae strain S238N-H82 chromosome 15, Bfl_VNyyK, whole genome shotgun sequence:
GCCCTAGAACATTTGTAAAATTTCAAGAATGTGTCCCATAgagaattgattttttttcaataccttAACAACTTAAGGGCTCTAAACATATATCTTTTGCGTTGTCATTTTTACAGGCCGACACCAACacaacatagtacatgtacatgcattaaaATTTGCTTTGTTTAAATTTTGTAGTAACTAGGTAAGGAGGTATTTGCAATATTTCAGGCCCACTGTGGGCACACAGGGTGCATTACTAACTGTTAAAACACTTCTGAAATGAAACACAGTCAAAGTggaaacaatttgttttgaaactggGGCTAGTGAAAAATAGTgttaccaacacaggtgaactgTTCATGCTAATATGTCCTTTCTCGGTTGTATAGGCTACACCCCAGTATGTCCGACAAAGTGAGGAGGCTGCTGGTTCTTCTgctgatcatcctgaaggaagcTGGACCGACCGCAGCACAGgactgcagcagcagcagctgtttaTCATCAATCTGTGACTGCAGCAACAGATTGCCTGGTCTTACCAGTGTTCCTCAGGACCTGCCTACAAACATCACTTGGCTTGACTTACGGGGCAACGCCATCACAACCTTAAGTCAGTCTGATTTCTCAATTTACAAGAGCTTGACAAGCTTAGATTTTGGTTCCAATCAGATCTCCATGCTCCAGAACAAAACATTCCACAACTTAACCAGCCTAACTCACCTGTACGTTAACAAAAACCAAATAACCTCTCTCCCAGCTGACATGCTGGTTGGACTTGGTGACCTGCGGTCATTGGATCTTGATGACAACCAGTTATCTAGTCTCCCAGCCGACATATTTTTGGGACTCGGTAACCTCGAGACATTGGGCCTTTACAATAACCAGTTGACTCATGTAAGGGCGAACACATTTGCCGGACTTGGTAACCTACAGAATTTACATCTTTCCCAGAACCTGTTGACTAATATTCCAGCTAACATATTTGCTGGACTTGGTAAACTACAGACCTTGCATCTAGACCGAAACATGTTAACTAATCTCCCAACTGCCATATTTGCAGGACTAGGCAACCTGAACCAGTTGTTTCTTTTCGAAAATCAGTTtactactctcccagctgacatatttgtcgGACTTGGTAATCTTCAGGACTTGCGTCTTTCCCAGAACAAGTTGTCTAGTCTGCCAGTTGACATATTTGCAGGACTTGGTAACTTAAAGACACTTGTCTTAGGTGGGAATGGCATACGCAATATCGAGGCAGGCACCTTCTGTGGAACAACAAAACTTCATTATCTATACCTTGGTAACAACAAAATTAAGACCATCACAGCCGGCACATTTCAGAGTCTCCGTCAGCTTCAAACGCTCCATCTCTTCAGTAATAACATGAACACCTTTCCGTTAGAACCCTTGTCAAATCTTTCTTCAGTGTCTAATCTTAGATTAGATCTTAATCAAATGGAGACACTTCCAGCTATGGCCTATGACATACTGGCTTCCATTCTGACTGTTAGAATTGagaacaacccctggcagtgtgactgtagcaTGCTTCCCTTTAGACAGAGGATGAACGGGTCCTACTTATTTGAAAACCAGATCAGATGTGCTGGACCTGGTACCCTTACAGGGCAACTCTTACGGGATTTAAATCCTGAAGACCTCATCTGTGATCATAAAGAGATAGAAAGCAGTGCTGGCCCTACCGGCGATGGCATCGCCCTGCCTACAGCCCTTCTTGCTGTGCTGTGTGCTTTTCTTGGGCTATGCATGAATCCACTCTTGCCTTGACGGTATGTGCATTTCTACAAGCCACAGGCATGTCCGTGGTACATGTGTAATAGCTGGATAAGGCTACACACAGTGCAACAAATGGCAAACATAAACAGTCAATCCAAAACATCACACACTAATCAAACCCTAGTTAGGAATGCCTAGACACCACAACGGCTGCAAACAtgtctaatatgcagtgtacatgtggCAGTCACATTATGTGGCATTCTGGATAAATTGTCCATGTAACAAAAACGTCTAAAATATTAACCACCTTTTTTCAAGTTATTCCACTCATTTAAAGATCAAAGGAAGTTCTGTTGAGTGATAGGGCACTaaactttttttagtttatgATACAACAAGACTGTGCtattggttcatagattatagcatggcacAATTTTCTCATTACCAACTTGATAAAAAGGGGTTTTCAGCCTAAAACACATTCACTGATTGCACAAGCCATCGTAGCCTCCCTTGACCTATTCCAATATGGCAACAAGAAGCTCCTCCGACCTTGAAATGAGCGGaataacttaaaaaaaaaacactggcaAATCCTTAGGTATTGCTGTCTTTTAAGTTTCTAGTAAACTAATTGATTACTACCTGTTGCGTATAGTTTTAATATAGTACCAAAGTTCACCGTTATAAGATCCGCTGAAATTAAGTTCTTAGTGCAAACTCCACTGTAGCATTTTATATCAGTGTTTATGAAATTGATTGTTACGATATAATAATGTCAGTTATGGATACTCTGATATACTTTAAACTTAGTGAGATTATATACTATTGTACAGAAAACTAGTTGAAGCTACGTGTATATTTCTAGTGAAATGACTTGCTTGCGTCACATAGAATTATAGGTAACAGCACTGACAGTTAgtaattgaaattgaaatagaCGAAGGACTGACATCTTTTCACAAGTGCATCTTACTTATGCTTTAGTTATTAATGGATATGTTTGTTTTAGTTTGTGTTGTTGTCTGTATTGGGCAGCCAACACCAGTCTTGCTTCCAGGTTGACCTCTGTAATGTACTgttatattttcaataaatggtaaataatgaGGACATTTCAACTGTGTCAGCCAAGTGGTGTCCAGCCTCTGTGTACATGTGGAGCTGGTGTGCTACTCTATGGGtcagatgtagagttaaaagtgaCCAGGCCATAGGTGAACATGCATGTCCATGGTtcagaacaccatccacacacaagtaaacacacctgtcccaggtgctgaacactatccacacacaggtaaacacccctgtccctggtgctgaacaccatccacacacaggtaaacacacctgtccctggtgctgaacaccatacacacacaggtaaacacacctgtccc
Protein-coding regions in this window:
- the LOC118431659 gene encoding carboxypeptidase N subunit 2-like, which translates into the protein MSDKVRRLLVLLLIILKEAGPTAAQDCSSSSCLSSICDCSNRLPGLTSVPQDLPTNITWLDLRGNAITTLSQSDFSIYKSLTSLDFGSNQISMLQNKTFHNLTSLTHLYVNKNQITSLPADMLVGLGDLRSLDLDDNQLSSLPADIFLGLGNLETLGLYNNQLTHVRANTFAGLGNLQNLHLSQNLLTNIPANIFAGLGKLQTLHLDRNMLTNLPTAIFAGLGNLNQLFLFENQFTTLPADIFVGLGNLQDLRLSQNKLSSLPVDIFAGLGNLKTLVLGGNGIRNIEAGTFCGTTKLHYLYLGNNKIKTITAGTFQSLRQLQTLHLFSNNMNTFPLEPLSNLSSVSNLRLDLNQMETLPAMAYDILASILTVRIENNPWQCDCSMLPFRQRMNGSYLFENQIRCAGPGTLTGQLLRDLNPEDLICDHKEIESSAGPTGDGIALPTALLAVLCAFLGLCMNPLLP